GACCGGGTTCCGCCGATCGTGCTGGACATGAGCGCCGCCCACGCGCTCGGATACCGGCCGGTGGGCGACTACGCGACCACCGTGCAGGCGGAGTTGCGCTGGCTGCTCGCCAGAGCGCCTATGCCTGGGCGGTCGGTCGGATGATCACCTCGTTCACGTCGACGTCCTCCGGTTGCTCGATGGCGTAGGCGATGGCACGGGCGACCGCGCGCGCCGGCATGGCGATCTGGTCGCGCAGGTCCTCCAGTCGCGCCTTGAGTTCCGGGCTTTCCATGGTGCTCCCGAAATCGGTGTGCGTGATGCCCGGCGACACGATGGTCACCCGCAGCTCGGGCCCGGCTTCCTGCCGCAGGCCCTCGGAGATCGCCCGCACCGCGAACTTGGTGCCGGAGTACACCGCCTGCCCGGGGACCGTGCGGAGCCCGGACACCGACGCGGTGTGCACGAACTGCCCCGACCGCTGCTCGCGGAACACCGGCAGCGCCGCCGCGATGCCGTGCAGCACGCCCTTGATGTTGACGTCGATCATGTCGTCCCAGCTGTCCACGCGCAGTTCGTCCAGCGGCGAGACCGGCATGATCC
The genomic region above belongs to Amycolatopsis sp. YIM 10 and contains:
- a CDS encoding SDR family oxidoreductase is translated as MVEGKVVAITGASAGIGEATAELLAERGAKVVLGARRPDRLEALAARIAAAGGEVAWLITDVRERADVQALVDLARSRFGRLDVLVGNAGIMPVSPLDELRVDSWDDMIDVNIKGVLHGIAAALPVFREQRSGQFVHTASVSGLRTVPGQAVYSGTKFAVRAISEGLRQEAGPELRVTIVSPGITHTDFGSTMESPELKARLEDLRDQIAMPARAVARAIAYAIEQPEDVDVNEVIIRPTAQA